A region of bacterium DNA encodes the following proteins:
- a CDS encoding peptide chain release factor 3 — protein sequence MSYESEIGKRKTFAIISHPDAGKTTLTEKFLLFAGAIQNAGAVKSNKIKKTTMSDFMEIERQRGISVASAVMSFEYCGLKINLLDTPGHKDFSEDTYRTLTAVDSVILVVDSVKGVEEQTENLMKVCRMRKTPVIIFVNKLDREGLSPFDLLDEIENKISLKVLPLSWPISRGAEFKGVYSLHEKKLRIFSAHQSMSEATVAVSELSSETLGDTIGGGLAAKLREDVELLSGVYGTFEKQEYLSGEVAPVFFGSALNNFGVKELLDTFVEIAPGPAPMAADLRVVAPTEDAFSGFVFKIHANLDMRHRDRIAFFRVCSGKFERNKFYRHVRSGTDLRFSNPASFLGQKKDVIDEAYPGDVIGLYDRGNFKIGDTLTAGEGFQYQGVPSFSPEIFRELSNTSMKGKQLEKGIKHLTDEGVAQLFLMDDGRRKIVGTVGQLQFEVIQYRLEHEYGAECRFHTLDFYKACWISSDNPAQWEGFCRFMANRIALDKDERPVFFVESEWMLHHYVKQYADIAFRLTSELDSQPL from the coding sequence ATGAGTTACGAATCTGAAATCGGTAAGCGTAAGACATTTGCCATCATCAGCCATCCGGATGCGGGGAAAACCACGCTCACGGAAAAATTTCTGCTTTTTGCCGGGGCCATTCAAAATGCCGGGGCAGTCAAATCCAATAAAATTAAAAAAACCACCATGTCGGATTTTATGGAAATTGAACGCCAGCGGGGTATCTCCGTGGCGTCCGCAGTGATGAGCTTTGAATATTGCGGTTTGAAAATCAATTTACTGGATACACCGGGGCATAAAGATTTTTCTGAAGATACTTACCGGACGCTAACCGCTGTGGATAGTGTGATTCTGGTTGTGGACAGTGTTAAAGGGGTGGAAGAGCAAACCGAGAATTTGATGAAAGTCTGCCGGATGCGGAAAACTCCGGTGATTATTTTTGTCAATAAGCTGGATCGCGAGGGCCTCAGTCCTTTTGACTTGCTGGATGAGATTGAAAATAAAATTTCGCTCAAGGTTTTGCCGCTGAGCTGGCCCATCAGCCGCGGCGCGGAATTTAAAGGTGTGTACAGTTTGCATGAAAAAAAACTCAGAATTTTTAGTGCGCATCAAAGTATGTCCGAGGCAACGGTTGCCGTTTCTGAGCTGAGCAGTGAAACATTGGGGGATACAATTGGTGGAGGTTTGGCTGCCAAGCTGCGTGAGGATGTGGAGCTGCTTTCCGGGGTTTACGGTACTTTTGAAAAGCAAGAGTATCTCAGCGGTGAGGTGGCGCCGGTATTTTTTGGCAGCGCACTCAATAATTTTGGTGTGAAGGAACTGTTGGATACATTTGTTGAGATTGCGCCCGGGCCCGCTCCCATGGCTGCCGATCTGCGTGTTGTCGCTCCGACGGAAGATGCGTTTAGCGGGTTTGTTTTTAAAATTCATGCCAACCTGGATATGCGTCATCGTGACCGGATAGCCTTTTTCAGAGTCTGCTCAGGAAAATTTGAGCGGAACAAATTTTACCGGCATGTGCGATCAGGGACGGATCTGCGCTTTTCCAACCCGGCCAGCTTTTTGGGACAGAAAAAAGATGTGATCGATGAAGCTTATCCCGGAGATGTCATCGGACTGTATGATCGTGGGAATTTTAAAATCGGCGACACGCTTACAGCGGGTGAAGGCTTTCAGTATCAGGGTGTTCCCAGTTTTTCCCCGGAGATATTCAGGGAGTTAAGCAATACCTCTATGAAAGGCAAGCAGCTGGAGAAGGGGATTAAACATCTTACGGATGAAGGGGTGGCGCAATTATTTTTGATGGATGACGGCCGGCGTAAGATTGTCGGGACGGTGGGTCAGCTGCAATTTGAAGTCATCCAATACCGGTTGGAACACGAATACGGGGCTGAGTGCCGGTTTCATACCCTGGATTTTTATAAGGCCTGCTGGATTAGTTCGGACAATCCCGCCCAGTGGGAGGGGTTTTGCAGATTCATGGCAAACCGCATCGCCCTGGACAAAGATGAACGCCCGGTTTTTTTCGTTGAATCCGAATGGATGCTGCACCACTATGTAAAACAGTATGCGGATATTGCTTTTCGCCTGACCTCGGAGCTTGATTCTCAACCTCTTTAA
- the lspA gene encoding signal peptidase II, producing MHLSKKIHLSIFAFTALLAVSLSQVSSILVRTHLEIGESTIVAPFLWLTYVQNHGGIFGAFQGQGWVFALITLFILAGLVIYLIKATSLKLYNFICFGLIMGGGLSNILDRLLYGAVIDFIDIRNIPYWKYIFNTADTFIHLGIWPMLLLSLSELKHTNPVEPKNIQTPPLP from the coding sequence ATGCATCTTTCTAAAAAAATCCATCTGAGTATTTTTGCCTTCACCGCCCTTTTGGCTGTTTCGCTCTCCCAGGTCAGCAGCATTCTGGTTCGCACTCATCTGGAGATCGGTGAATCAACGATTGTTGCACCCTTTCTTTGGCTGACCTATGTTCAGAATCATGGCGGTATTTTCGGTGCTTTCCAGGGACAAGGATGGGTTTTCGCTCTCATCACCCTTTTTATCTTGGCAGGTCTGGTGATTTATCTGATCAAAGCGACATCTCTGAAATTATATAATTTTATCTGCTTCGGCCTGATCATGGGCGGCGGATTGAGCAATATTCTTGACCGACTGCTCTATGGCGCAGTCATTGATTTTATTGATATCCGTAATATCCCCTATTGGAAATATATTTTCAATACCGCCGATACTTTCATCCATCTGGGTATCTGGCCAATGCTTCTACTGAGCCTGTCCGAGCTCAAACACACGAACCCGGTCGAACCGAAAAACATCCAGACCCCGCCACTACCCTAA